One Thermodesulfobacteriota bacterium genomic region harbors:
- a CDS encoding Sir2 family NAD-dependent protein deacetylase has translation MSDIEEKAKLFLDLVKSSENVVAMTGAGISTESGIPDYRSPGTGMWENVDMSVVSLDSFIEDPTRYYDYSLDLYSVRKDAKPNPAHYMLAELENRDLLNGIITQNVDGLHQDAGSGVVHELHGSLRWSVCLDCNVLGSMDEAMERVVSGQNPPLCAECGGVLKPNAVFFGEMLPTRPWESSVELSKAADLFIAIGSSLQVSPANSLPDIAIRGGAKIIVLNLTPTPFDSEAEFVVNQKIGEFSSVVSSLLDQENA, from the coding sequence ATGAGCGATATAGAGGAAAAAGCAAAACTGTTTTTAGATCTGGTTAAATCTTCTGAAAACGTAGTCGCTATGACCGGAGCAGGGATAAGCACTGAATCAGGCATCCCAGACTACAGATCCCCCGGGACAGGTATGTGGGAGAATGTAGATATGTCGGTTGTATCTTTAGACAGTTTTATAGAAGATCCTACTCGTTACTATGATTATTCCCTTGATCTCTACTCAGTGAGAAAGGATGCAAAACCGAATCCCGCTCATTATATGCTTGCCGAACTTGAGAATAGAGACCTTTTAAACGGAATTATTACCCAAAACGTAGACGGACTCCATCAAGACGCAGGCTCAGGTGTAGTTCACGAACTGCACGGCTCTCTTAGATGGTCAGTTTGTTTGGACTGTAATGTGCTCGGGTCAATGGATGAGGCTATGGAAAGGGTGGTTTCAGGCCAAAATCCGCCTTTGTGCGCCGAATGCGGAGGAGTTCTAAAGCCTAACGCCGTATTTTTTGGAGAAATGCTCCCTACAAGGCCCTGGGAGAGCTCTGTTGAGCTTTCAAAAGCCGCTGATCTGTTTATAGCCATCGGCTCTTCTTTGCAGGTTTCCCCGGCAAATTCGCTTCCTGACATCGCAATAAGGGGCGGAGCCAAGATAATTGTACTAAATTTAACCCCAACTCCCTTTGATTCAGAGGCAGAATTTGTTGTAAACCAGAAGATAGGTGAGTTTTCATCAGTGGTTAGCAGCCTTTTGGACCAAGAAAATGCCTAA